From Pseudoxanthomonas sp. YR558, the proteins below share one genomic window:
- a CDS encoding sugar phosphate nucleotidyltransferase produces the protein MKRAVILAGGKGTRLRPYTVALPKPLMPIGEYPILEVIIRQLRSQGFGHVTLAVNHQADLFRAFFGDGSKWGMKIDYSLESKALSTMGPLKLIEDLPEHFLVMNGDILTDVHYGEFLDAHAAEDRLFTISAAARDQRIDYGVLKVDGGNTLVGFDEKPSIPFLVSMGVYAVSRRTLDNIPPDQAYGFDHLVLGFLAEQKQVTVVPHLGYWLDIGRPDDYERAIDDWPELSKRLVIA, from the coding sequence ATGAAACGAGCTGTAATCCTGGCGGGCGGCAAGGGAACACGCCTGCGCCCCTACACTGTCGCGCTTCCGAAGCCGCTGATGCCGATCGGTGAGTATCCGATTCTAGAAGTCATCATCCGTCAGCTTCGTTCACAAGGGTTCGGACACGTTACGCTGGCCGTCAACCACCAGGCAGACCTGTTCCGCGCTTTCTTCGGCGACGGCTCCAAATGGGGCATGAAGATCGACTACTCGCTGGAATCCAAGGCGCTCAGCACCATGGGGCCGCTGAAACTCATCGAGGATCTTCCAGAACACTTCCTGGTGATGAACGGGGACATCCTTACCGACGTCCATTACGGAGAGTTCCTCGACGCTCACGCTGCGGAGGATCGTCTTTTCACGATTTCGGCCGCCGCGCGCGATCAGCGCATCGACTATGGTGTGCTGAAGGTGGACGGAGGCAACACGCTCGTAGGCTTCGATGAGAAGCCGAGCATTCCGTTCCTGGTGAGCATGGGCGTCTACGCGGTCTCACGCAGGACGCTCGACAACATTCCCCCCGACCAGGCTTATGGATTCGATCACCTGGTGCTGGGTTTCCTTGCGGAGCAGAAGCAGGTGACCGTGGTTCCCCACCTGGGGTACTGGTTGGATATCGGTAGACCCGACGACTACGAGCGCGCCATCGACGATTGGCCTGAACTCTCGAAGCGTCTTGTCATTGCATGA
- a CDS encoding polysaccharide biosynthesis protein: MNTISLDQTALDHAVLKRDQSHFRPDLIEQRAALRDAVQGRRVLVVGGGGTIGSATTMLIADLAPSALHIVDQSENYLAELVRDLRGRPGGLSVTEFRTLPLDYGSPVMGRYLMDTERFDIVLNFAALKHVRSEKDVYSLLQMIDTNVVRHIRFRQWLQKGGHGERYFAVSTDKAANPTSLMGASKRLMEDVVFDEALAVPGTRTTARFANVAFSNGSLLQGFLSRLAKRQPLAAPRDTRRYFVSQAESGEICLLASMLGQPDSVLFPRLDPRSELQLLEEVASRVLECAGYEPVFFEEESEARAAIDSLVAEGRYPLLLTPLDTSGEKPYEEFVGQDESLIDSGLQTLAAVKHVPTQALTRDVISLLEDAVQRVDGAVDKQGIVDAIQSVVPGFSHRETGKSLDDRL, from the coding sequence ATGAACACAATCAGCTTGGACCAGACGGCGCTCGATCACGCGGTGCTCAAGCGCGACCAGTCGCACTTCCGTCCGGATCTGATTGAGCAGCGAGCGGCGCTGCGTGATGCCGTCCAAGGACGGCGTGTCCTGGTAGTGGGTGGAGGCGGGACCATCGGGTCGGCGACGACTATGCTTATCGCCGATCTGGCGCCGTCGGCGCTTCATATCGTGGACCAGAGCGAGAACTACCTTGCCGAACTCGTGCGCGACTTGCGCGGACGCCCCGGCGGGCTGTCCGTCACAGAGTTCCGCACGCTGCCGCTCGACTACGGGTCGCCGGTGATGGGTCGGTACTTGATGGATACCGAGCGTTTCGACATCGTGTTGAACTTCGCGGCGTTGAAGCACGTGCGCTCGGAAAAGGACGTCTATTCGCTGTTGCAGATGATCGACACCAATGTGGTCCGCCACATCCGCTTCCGCCAGTGGTTGCAGAAGGGTGGGCACGGAGAGCGTTACTTTGCCGTGTCCACCGACAAAGCGGCCAATCCCACCAGTTTGATGGGAGCGAGCAAGCGATTGATGGAGGATGTGGTGTTCGATGAGGCGCTCGCTGTGCCTGGAACGCGCACCACGGCGAGGTTCGCCAACGTTGCATTTTCCAATGGGAGCCTCTTGCAGGGCTTCTTGTCGCGCTTGGCGAAACGCCAGCCACTGGCTGCGCCACGCGATACGCGACGCTATTTCGTATCCCAGGCGGAGTCCGGTGAGATCTGCCTGCTCGCCTCGATGCTGGGTCAGCCGGATTCGGTACTGTTCCCTCGCCTGGATCCACGCAGCGAACTCCAGCTGCTTGAAGAGGTGGCATCGAGGGTGCTCGAATGCGCCGGCTACGAGCCCGTGTTTTTCGAGGAGGAGTCCGAGGCTCGGGCGGCGATTGATTCACTCGTGGCCGAAGGTCGCTATCCTCTGCTGCTGACGCCGCTTGACACAAGTGGCGAGAAGCCCTACGAGGAGTTCGTCGGTCAGGACGAATCGCTCATCGATAGTGGGCTCCAAACCCTTGCGGCGGTGAAGCATGTCCCTACGCAGGCGCTGACTAGGGATGTCATCTCGTTGCTTGAAGACGCGGTTCAGCGCGTCGATGGCGCTGTCGACAAGCAGGGAATCGTTGACGCCATCCAAAGCGTGGTTCCCGGCTTCTCGCATCGCGAGACGGGAAAATCGCTGGACGACAGGCTTTGA
- a CDS encoding NUDIX hydrolase, with translation MVGPDRREGQLSDDEARAAIDAQLPRRRCSAGVVLRDARGAILLVKPAYRPEWMIPGGVVEAGETPAQAAIREVREETGLDVQLTGLLCVDAVNAQDGFSESIHFLFSARTRQQDQSLRADGVEVLQVRFTETETALTLLPAATARRVREALSASVGYYEGGQLALSFSTGYLP, from the coding sequence ATGGTCGGGCCTGACCGACGAGAAGGACAGTTGAGCGACGACGAAGCCCGCGCCGCCATCGATGCGCAGCTACCCCGGCGCCGGTGCTCGGCGGGCGTGGTGTTGCGCGATGCGCGCGGCGCGATTCTGTTGGTGAAACCTGCCTATCGGCCAGAATGGATGATTCCCGGAGGCGTCGTGGAAGCAGGCGAAACGCCGGCCCAGGCCGCCATCCGTGAGGTGCGGGAGGAAACCGGGCTGGACGTGCAGCTGACCGGACTGCTGTGCGTCGACGCGGTGAACGCGCAAGACGGATTCTCCGAATCGATCCACTTCCTCTTCTCGGCCCGCACGCGACAGCAAGACCAGTCCTTGCGTGCCGACGGCGTGGAGGTGCTGCAGGTGCGATTCACGGAAACGGAAACGGCCTTGACGCTGCTCCCCGCCGCGACCGCGCGCCGCGTACGCGAAGCGTTATCGGCATCCGTGGGATACTACGAAGGCGGTCAGCTGGCCCTGTCATTCTCGACCGGCTACCTGCCCTGA
- a CDS encoding glycosyltransferase family 2 protein, whose product MRRIQILCPVFREEAGIAEFHGKLVAATKSLRQRYALSYMYVVDPAGDRSEAILADLAARDPDVEVIVMSRRFGHQAALLAGIDASDADALVMLDSDGQHPPELIATLVEKWEGGAQIVQTLRQDGAETGLLKRATSAWFYRILSSIGSIELRGGAADYRLLDRCVVQVLRDHLKERNAFLRGLVAWVGFNVAHVEFQPLKREHGASNYRPGILFNFALQGISSFSKTPLRLCTIAGLAMSALSLLAGASLVLAYLVGEIDVPGWASIITFMALLGGMQLFFMGIIGEYLGQVFDEVKQRPRYIVAEHHGKGAGLEAGANTTDHLGTRQ is encoded by the coding sequence GTGAGAAGAATCCAGATTCTCTGTCCAGTTTTCCGGGAGGAGGCCGGCATCGCCGAATTCCACGGCAAGCTCGTTGCCGCGACGAAATCGCTGCGCCAGCGCTACGCGTTGAGCTACATGTACGTCGTCGATCCCGCGGGCGACCGCAGCGAGGCCATCCTGGCAGATCTGGCAGCCCGGGATCCGGATGTGGAGGTCATCGTGATGTCGCGCCGATTTGGCCACCAGGCTGCGTTGTTGGCGGGCATCGATGCCTCTGACGCGGACGCGCTGGTCATGCTGGACAGCGACGGACAGCATCCTCCGGAATTGATCGCGACACTTGTGGAGAAATGGGAGGGTGGTGCTCAGATAGTGCAGACGCTTCGTCAGGACGGCGCAGAGACCGGCCTGCTCAAGCGTGCCACATCGGCATGGTTCTACCGCATCCTGTCCAGCATCGGTTCCATCGAGCTGCGGGGCGGCGCGGCGGACTATCGCTTGTTGGATCGCTGCGTTGTCCAGGTGTTGCGGGACCACCTGAAAGAGCGCAACGCGTTTCTGCGCGGTCTTGTGGCTTGGGTGGGATTCAACGTCGCCCACGTCGAGTTCCAGCCGCTCAAGCGCGAGCACGGGGCATCGAACTACCGTCCTGGCATTCTCTTCAACTTCGCGCTGCAGGGCATCAGTTCGTTCTCGAAGACCCCGTTGCGGCTGTGCACGATCGCGGGCCTAGCGATGTCGGCGCTCAGTCTGCTCGCTGGGGCCTCGCTGGTGCTGGCCTATCTTGTCGGGGAGATCGACGTCCCCGGCTGGGCGTCCATCATCACGTTCATGGCGTTGCTCGGCGGCATGCAGTTGTTCTTCATGGGCATCATCGGCGAGTACCTTGGCCAAGTGTTCGACGAAGTGAAGCAACGTCCTCGCTACATCGTGGCTGAGCATCATGGGAAGGGCGCTGGCCTCGAGGCCGGTGCCAACACAACGGATCACTTGGGAACGCGCCAATGA
- a CDS encoding class I SAM-dependent methyltransferase: MTKEKVDFDQYTDNYNALLREGTQFFSANEEYFARYKVDVVRDMVSTPVKRVLEYGCGIGRNVPFLQQAFPGAEVIGTDISAASLETARHDMPDVRFEVEREDLEIGQFDLIFVAGVFHHIPQGERAGAMDTIARRLTANGSAFVFEHNPYNPVTRRIVNNCPYDADAVLLKPSELRGLFSGAGMRPSAKEYCLFIPPRLSALSGLEKYLGWLPLGGQYWVRGDRT; the protein is encoded by the coding sequence ATGACGAAGGAAAAGGTCGACTTCGACCAATACACCGACAACTACAACGCACTGCTGCGCGAAGGAACGCAGTTCTTCTCCGCCAATGAAGAATACTTCGCCCGCTACAAGGTCGACGTCGTGCGGGACATGGTCAGCACCCCGGTCAAGCGCGTGCTTGAGTACGGCTGCGGCATTGGCCGTAACGTCCCGTTCCTGCAACAGGCGTTTCCCGGCGCGGAGGTCATCGGCACCGATATCTCTGCTGCCAGCCTGGAAACCGCTCGGCACGACATGCCCGATGTCCGTTTCGAGGTGGAACGCGAAGACCTGGAAATCGGCCAGTTCGACCTGATCTTCGTCGCCGGCGTTTTCCATCACATTCCCCAGGGCGAGCGGGCGGGCGCGATGGACACCATCGCGCGTCGGCTGACGGCCAACGGCTCCGCGTTCGTCTTCGAACACAACCCCTACAACCCGGTTACACGCCGCATCGTCAACAACTGTCCCTACGACGCGGACGCGGTGCTGCTGAAACCGTCGGAATTGCGCGGCCTGTTCTCCGGCGCCGGCATGAGACCGAGCGCCAAAGAGTACTGCCTGTTCATTCCCCCGCGATTGTCGGCGCTTTCCGGCCTGGAGAAGTACCTGGGATGGCTGCCGCTCGGCGGTCAGTACTGGGTGCGCGGCGACCGCACGTAA
- a CDS encoding GtrA family protein produces the protein MSQFIRFVMVGVFNTLYGFAIIFACMYWLGLGTFVSNAIGYVCGLITSYVLNRVFTFKSEATGPGEAMRFLVVFVVAYVANLALLYACVHWAGIHAGLSQVIAGAAYVAASFLLNKFYVFRQHHPVGPDAREPSP, from the coding sequence ATGTCGCAGTTCATTCGGTTCGTCATGGTCGGCGTGTTCAACACGCTGTATGGCTTTGCGATCATCTTCGCCTGCATGTACTGGCTTGGGCTGGGCACCTTCGTCAGCAACGCGATCGGCTATGTATGCGGACTGATAACGTCCTACGTGCTGAATCGCGTTTTCACGTTCAAGAGCGAGGCCACTGGGCCCGGCGAAGCCATGCGTTTCCTCGTCGTGTTCGTCGTGGCGTACGTCGCCAACCTGGCACTGCTATACGCGTGCGTGCATTGGGCCGGCATCCATGCAGGACTCTCCCAAGTCATTGCCGGCGCGGCCTATGTAGCCGCGTCGTTCCTGCTCAACAAGTTCTACGTATTCCGCCAGCACCATCCCGTCGGGCCGGATGCGCGGGAACCCTCCCCTTAA
- a CDS encoding mannose-1-phosphate guanylyltransferase/mannose-6-phosphate isomerase, whose protein sequence is MLPILPVILSGGSGTRLWPLSREAYPKQFLPLVADGEDTMLQATWKRAAPVAGRAPIVVANVEHRFMAAEQLRESGTTPEALVLEPCGRNTAPAIAVAALIATREGQDALLLVLPSDHVIRDDHAFHAAVHMAATHADAGKLVTFGIVPTGPETGYGYIKAKKGGGVMDVERFVEKPDLDNAQRYVASGDYYWNSGMFLFKASTYLSELRAFNPQIVSACEAALADAARDTDFIRLAPEAFAASPSDSIDYAVMEKTTRAAVVPLDAGWSDLGSWTALWEVSDKDDRGNAHHGDVIQINCTDTYAYGNRLIAMVGLKDTIVVETDDAIMVGHRDSMQDIKEIVSRIKRDGRSEAAAHRKVYRPWGAYDSIDNGTRFQVKRITVKPNATLSLQMHHHRAEHWIVVSGTAEVTRGDEVVLLTENQSTYIPLGVTHRLRNPGKLPLELIEVQSGSYLGEDDIVRFEDSYGRA, encoded by the coding sequence ATGTTGCCCATTCTTCCGGTTATCTTGTCTGGCGGGTCCGGCACCCGCCTCTGGCCCCTGTCCCGCGAGGCCTATCCCAAGCAGTTCCTGCCGCTCGTCGCGGACGGCGAGGACACCATGCTCCAGGCGACATGGAAGCGTGCGGCGCCCGTCGCAGGGCGCGCGCCCATCGTCGTCGCCAATGTCGAGCATCGTTTCATGGCGGCCGAGCAGCTGCGCGAGAGCGGCACCACGCCTGAAGCCTTGGTCCTCGAACCCTGTGGACGCAATACCGCGCCCGCCATCGCGGTCGCCGCGTTGATCGCTACCCGCGAGGGCCAGGATGCGCTGCTGCTCGTGCTGCCGTCGGATCATGTCATCCGTGACGACCATGCCTTCCATGCGGCCGTCCATATGGCCGCGACGCATGCGGATGCCGGCAAGCTGGTGACGTTCGGCATCGTACCCACCGGCCCGGAAACGGGCTACGGCTACATCAAGGCCAAGAAGGGCGGCGGCGTCATGGACGTCGAACGCTTCGTCGAGAAGCCCGATCTGGACAACGCCCAGCGCTACGTCGCGTCCGGCGATTACTACTGGAACAGTGGCATGTTCCTTTTCAAGGCCTCCACCTATCTTTCCGAATTGCGCGCGTTCAATCCGCAGATCGTCTCTGCCTGCGAGGCGGCGCTCGCCGACGCGGCGCGCGACACCGACTTCATCCGCCTGGCACCCGAAGCTTTCGCGGCCAGCCCGAGCGACTCGATCGACTACGCCGTCATGGAGAAGACCACCCGCGCCGCTGTAGTGCCGCTGGATGCAGGCTGGAGCGATCTCGGCTCGTGGACTGCCCTGTGGGAGGTCTCGGACAAGGACGATCGCGGCAATGCCCACCATGGAGACGTCATCCAGATCAACTGCACCGATACGTACGCGTACGGCAACCGTTTGATCGCAATGGTGGGCTTGAAGGACACCATCGTGGTCGAAACCGACGACGCGATCATGGTGGGCCATCGGGACAGCATGCAGGACATCAAGGAAATCGTGTCTCGGATAAAGCGCGACGGCCGCAGTGAGGCCGCCGCACACCGGAAGGTATATCGTCCGTGGGGCGCCTACGATTCGATCGACAACGGCACACGCTTCCAGGTCAAACGCATCACGGTCAAGCCAAACGCGACCTTGAGCCTGCAGATGCACCACCATCGCGCGGAACATTGGATCGTGGTGAGCGGCACGGCTGAAGTGACGAGGGGAGACGAGGTCGTACTGCTTACCGAGAACCAGAGCACCTACATCCCGCTGGGCGTCACCCACCGCCTACGCAACCCCGGCAAGTTGCCGCTGGAACTGATCGAAGTGCAATCGGGCAGCTATCTGGGCGAGGACGACATCGTCCGGTTCGAAGATTCGTATGGTCGGGCCTGA
- a CDS encoding NAD(P)-dependent oxidoreductase, whose amino-acid sequence MSPQDHYRGLHVVVTGANGFLGRALVKRLEGLGCRVTGLGRSTGFRLLEDELPLEGVDHVFHLAAETGVPDSWEDPVRFHLVNAHGTVRVLDQCRRSRSSLTYVGAYIYGAPRELPIGELHPIDPNNPYAFSKWMGEQACAWYADVFRMNVSAIRLFNVYGPGQSNRFLIPRIVEQALEPGDADIELMDLSPRRDYLYVDDAVDALLHAMPRETFRIYNVGHGVSHSVSEVVDVVLRRTGSRKRVRAVGQPRTNEIQDVVADTALLRQESGWAPRVSLEDGIQRVIEGFQS is encoded by the coding sequence ATGAGCCCGCAGGACCACTATCGCGGATTGCACGTCGTGGTCACCGGCGCGAACGGTTTCCTCGGTCGCGCCCTCGTGAAGCGGCTGGAGGGCTTGGGCTGCCGCGTCACCGGCCTTGGCCGCAGTACCGGCTTCCGTCTGCTCGAGGATGAGTTGCCTCTGGAAGGCGTCGATCATGTGTTCCACCTGGCGGCGGAAACGGGCGTGCCCGACTCTTGGGAGGATCCGGTCCGGTTCCACCTGGTCAATGCGCATGGCACCGTGCGTGTGCTGGATCAATGCCGGCGTTCGCGAAGCTCACTGACCTACGTCGGGGCGTACATCTACGGAGCGCCGCGGGAACTGCCGATCGGCGAGCTACATCCGATCGACCCCAACAATCCTTATGCGTTCTCCAAATGGATGGGAGAGCAAGCGTGTGCCTGGTACGCGGATGTTTTCCGCATGAACGTATCGGCCATTCGCCTCTTCAATGTCTACGGGCCGGGACAGAGCAATCGTTTCTTGATTCCGCGCATCGTCGAGCAGGCGCTGGAACCCGGCGACGCGGATATTGAGCTCATGGATCTTTCGCCGCGGCGCGACTATCTGTACGTGGATGACGCGGTCGATGCGCTGTTGCATGCGATGCCGCGCGAAACTTTCCGCATCTACAATGTCGGGCACGGCGTATCGCACAGCGTCAGCGAGGTGGTGGACGTGGTGCTGCGTCGCACGGGATCGCGCAAACGCGTGCGTGCGGTGGGTCAGCCACGGACAAACGAGATTCAGGACGTCGTCGCCGACACTGCGCTGCTTCGCCAGGAATCCGGGTGGGCGCCTCGCGTCTCGCTCGAAGACGGGATTCAGCGCGTCATCGAAGGGTTTCAATCGTGA
- a CDS encoding phosphomannomutase, which translates to MTYSNLSCFKAYDVRGRVPEELNDDIAYWMGEGMATILGPGPVVLGRDVRTTSAALQDALAKGLASQGREVIDIGLCGTEEVYFQTAHLAAAGGVMVTASHNPMGYNGMKLVREQARPISGDSGLSVIREHVAARLAAGVAPAAGPPAPVRQHLDKSAYIHHLLGYVDRERLKPLRIVVNAGNGSAGPIIDLLAPHLPFEFVHVHHEPDGLFPNGIPNPLLPENRSATTDAVQRHDADMGLAWDGDFDRCFFFDSDGRFIEGYYLVGLFAQAILRHTPGARIIHDPRLTWNTVEMVEDAGGVPVMSKTGHAFIKERMRAENAAYGGEMSAHHYFRDFFYCDSGMIPWLLVAALLSGSGATLAEMVEERMRAFPCSGEINFKVDDATAVTARILDHFSPLAPVLDHTDGVSADFGSWRFNLRSSNTEPLLRLNVEARADPVLLHERTQEISALIRNDLHPR; encoded by the coding sequence ATGACTTATTCCAATCTTTCCTGTTTCAAGGCGTACGACGTCCGCGGCCGTGTTCCCGAAGAGTTGAACGACGACATCGCGTACTGGATGGGCGAAGGCATGGCAACGATCCTGGGACCCGGCCCCGTGGTCCTCGGACGCGATGTCCGCACCACGAGCGCCGCGCTCCAGGATGCGTTGGCCAAGGGCCTGGCTTCCCAGGGTCGTGAAGTGATCGACATTGGCCTGTGCGGGACCGAAGAGGTGTACTTCCAGACCGCGCATCTGGCTGCCGCCGGCGGCGTCATGGTGACCGCCAGCCACAATCCGATGGGTTACAACGGAATGAAGTTGGTGCGTGAGCAGGCCCGGCCGATAAGCGGCGACTCCGGCCTATCCGTCATCCGCGAGCACGTGGCGGCCCGACTCGCAGCCGGCGTCGCGCCCGCTGCCGGTCCGCCAGCGCCCGTCCGCCAGCACCTGGACAAGTCCGCCTATATCCACCACCTGCTGGGTTACGTCGATCGCGAGCGCCTCAAGCCCCTCCGCATCGTCGTGAATGCGGGGAACGGCAGTGCGGGACCCATCATCGACCTGCTGGCGCCCCACCTGCCCTTCGAATTCGTGCACGTGCACCATGAACCGGACGGGCTATTCCCGAACGGCATCCCCAATCCCCTGCTGCCAGAGAATCGAAGCGCGACGACGGATGCCGTGCAGCGCCACGATGCGGATATGGGGCTCGCCTGGGACGGCGACTTCGACCGTTGCTTCTTCTTCGACAGCGACGGTCGCTTCATCGAGGGATACTACCTTGTCGGACTGTTCGCGCAGGCGATCCTGCGGCATACGCCAGGCGCGCGCATCATCCACGACCCGCGTTTGACGTGGAACACCGTGGAGATGGTCGAGGACGCCGGAGGCGTGCCCGTCATGAGCAAGACCGGGCATGCCTTCATCAAGGAACGGATGCGCGCCGAGAATGCGGCATACGGCGGCGAGATGAGCGCACATCACTACTTCCGGGATTTCTTCTATTGCGATTCCGGCATGATTCCCTGGTTGCTGGTAGCAGCCCTACTGTCGGGAAGCGGCGCGACCCTGGCCGAAATGGTCGAGGAACGCATGCGCGCGTTCCCTTGCAGCGGTGAGATCAATTTCAAGGTCGACGATGCCACGGCCGTCACCGCGCGCATCCTCGATCATTTTTCGCCCCTCGCGCCCGTGCTGGACCATACCGACGGCGTGAGCGCAGATTTCGGAAGCTGGCGCTTCAATCTCCGAAGCTCCAACACCGAGCCGCTGCTGCGTTTGAACGTCGAAGCACGGGCCGATCCCGTACTGCTGCACGAGCGTACGCAGGAGATCTCGGCGCTCATACGGAATGACCTACACCCTCGTTGA